The Aspergillus nidulans FGSC A4 chromosome VIII genome contains the following window.
GTCCATGTGGCACTTGATATTTCAAATGTACAGATATATAGAGGTGGCATTCGAATCGCAGACAAGTAGCTATTTCCATCACGTTCAACCAGCTATCAATTCCTGCCGTCCTTATCTTTTATAAGCTGAAAGTTTCTAGCTCGAGAGTAATGTCAATCGGGGGTATTCGATACTTGGGTGTGCAGTTTTTAAAGCATTCTTCGTGCGGTGGGCAGGAATATCACGTGACTTCATCAGAGGCCTAGTTTCATGATCATTGAGAGCCGTAAAGGTTCCATCGGGATCATCAACAGCTTGACGAATCTCCAACGCTCCGGCAGGGATCCTAGGCCCAAAAACTCACTACCACTTCTTCCCTTTGCCATCACGGAGATTAATAATGGGTTTCATTACAAGGCTCATTACGCTCTTTGGGCTCGTCTTACTCGCTCATGCGTACGTTACCTACCCCATCATTTCAGACCACCCCAATCTGGGACTGTTATTTGAGATACCTGAATTAATGCTTATGTGCTTTTCGAATATTTAGTGGTTATTCCGCACACGAGCACACAGTTCTCTACAGCAATGTCCACCTATCCTCACCCTCTACGGCGCTCCCACAAGACATCGTGATTGAGGCCCTTGTCTCGCTCCTCATTGTCTCAACAGGCTTAATTTTCGGCGCAGAAAAACTGAAGCCTGTAAGCTGGAGTGAGTGGGCgaaggaggtcgagaagaagggcgacaCGGAGAATCCGTATGcgaggctggaggagagaTACAGCTTTTGGGATGTGAGGGTGAGTGCTTCCAAATAGTCGACAGTGTCATTTGGCACCCGGTCCTGTTCCGATTCAATGTTGACTGGATCTATCAAGGCAAAACGAAAGGAGTTCGCAGACTGGCTGCGCAGTGGCACTGATGCTCCGCTGAAAGGTTAAGTCGAGTTACCATACGTGTATAAAAAGCGGGTTATGTGTATAGAATTGGCAGCCAGATTATCTATTCCGATTATTACCTACCTTGTCAAGCCCTTGTCACTCCTGAGCTTCTCATCTGTTTGTCCTTCACTTGTGAACATTGAATTATGTTGCGTACAGGGTCTGCACTTTTGCTACCCACCAGAAAGCAGGGTGAAAACAAGCAGTGACATCCGCTCCCTTGACTGCAAGGCACACTGCTGCATTGCCGACAGTCTACCATCCAAGGGTAGCAGGACAAACAACGGCTGTGAGGTCTAGCCCTAGACCTCTCAGCATAGTGTCCTCTAGCTAAAGTAGGCTGGGTAGACCTTCCTGGACTAGCAGCCACACAAAATGGAGCTGGCTGAAGATGTATCGGGTCCTGGACATTTCGAAAGAGCTCTTGATGCTTGAGCATTGCTAGCATTAACCCAATTGCAGCAGCAAGTTTATTGGCAAATGATCACGCATGAAGCAAGCCACATTTGCATTCAATCATTCAGAATGACAGCCGAAAACTCCACTCCTAGTCCTGCAGCAATACGAAGCGAAATTGCTGCCAGCATCCTATGGTTTCTTGTAGAAATATCACACAAGTCCCTTGCATGCGCAAGCTCGAATTTCGAGGCTCCGCGAGCCACGGACAAAGGCCCAGCAAAGAAGGATACAATGCTGACTGACTGACAAtctggccatggccaacCTTGGCTGCCCCTATGCTGTGCCTTCTGGTAGATAATGTATGCCACCTCTGGGCCTAGACCTAGCATGTCTCGGGATAGCAGGGGGTTACGTATACATGAAACATATCATTCCAGTTCTGGAGAAACGAGGGGTCTACGTGGGCTACTCTGCTTCCCACTGCTGGCTAGAGTTGGAAGCAACTGACTCCGATGTACCTCGTTACTCCGGGTTAACTTTCGCTCTTCATATGACTCGAGCACCCTCGTAAGATCCTTACGCAGGAAAACCGGGACGGTTGTCTGTTCGAGGCTTAACGGGTCGATCATTGCTGGGCAAGCCAATGGCGGTTTGTAGACGATGCCAAAAGAACAGCGATTGAGACACGGTTTCTTGCAGAGTCAGAggctttttcttttattttttctctttttctctaaagaaaaaaaaaaaaaaaacagcaGAGATCTTCGAAAAGGAAGGTGAAGAGAGGATGATTGTGGCCTAAAAAGCAAAGGAGTCTCAGTGTCATTTGCTCGCTCAGACAGCATGGGCCGCGAAGCCACCCAAAAATAGAAGATGCATACGCAAACCGCCTCGGCGAACCTCCAAGGGCAACCTCAATCTTTCGCCTCTGGTCAGCTCAGCTGACCGAGATTGTCTGACAGACACGGTAGAATCACCTACGTATCCCTACTTGTTGGATTTCGTTGCTAAGAATATGCTATTGCAGATGTTCGCTGATTTGATGATCTCGCCTGAGCATGGCCGAACTTCCACCTGTTTCGGTGGCCGTATTGCAATACTGGGCTGCCAGGGCCCAAACCGTGCGTCAGCCACTCAGATCAAGGAGTCCAGACTCATTTTTTTGACCTGAGCAATGATATTCCAGGAAGGAAATCTCTGGATCATGCCAGAAGCGGGTCCCGTTCGAGAGACATCATTGATCCATCGCTCCGCTCCCATGGATATTGCCACTGGGAGGTGAGTTGCGGACAGGGCTGATGATCGATCGTTGGCTCGGCCGCTGATGCTTGTTTTGCACGATACCCCGTTTACTATTTTCGTGTCGAGTCTGGCTGGAGTCTGCGGCTTGCCCCTTCACTTGCGCAATGGCCTGTCCTGCAGGAGGTGAATATAAAatccctctccatccccggCCTTAAGGATGGTTTCTCCAGTCTTTCCACATACGATCTGATATCACGAAACCAACAGGTTTTGCGTCTTAAATCCCGTCATTGAAGCATCTTAGCATTTAGTCGTTCGCTCCAGAGTATCAATATGCGTGCTTCGCTCattctcctcgccttctcggctctcgccgctgcccagcTGTCTTCTGAGCCTGTGGTAAGTTCACTTCCTTCGAGACATTGCCAGGAATATGGTCTGACCAGCCCTATAGAATCAAGAGACTACTACTACTGAGACGTCCATTGAGACTCCCACCGATACTGTCATCGAGACCCCCACCGACTCTACTATTACCGGTACTACTGGTCTCGAGACTGCAACTGAAACCTCGACCCCGACAACATCTCAGCCTCTCATTCCTACCGGAAGCACCCCGGTCA
Protein-coding sequences here:
- a CDS encoding membrane magnesium transporter family protein (transcript_id=CADANIAT00001465); translated protein: MGFITRLITLFGLVLLAHAGYSAHEHTVLYSNVHLSSPSTALPQDIVIEALVSLLIVSTGLIFGAEKLKPVSWSEWAKEVEKKGDTENPYARLEERYSFWDVRAKRKEFADWLRSGTDAPLKG
- a CDS encoding putative GPI anchored protein (transcript_id=CADANIAT00001466), with product MRASLILLAFSALAAAQLSSEPVNQETTTTETSIETPTDTVIETPTDSTITGTTGLETATETSTPTTSQPLIPTGSTPVIGSSSFATSPSPTSSTSTRSSSSTTRDSTSTSTATESATSTSNNQDAEETNSDNGAFALPTANPLLGVGLAGAALAAFI